One genomic window of Nakamurella panacisegetis includes the following:
- a CDS encoding ATP-binding cassette domain-containing protein has protein sequence MSPAAATTIAQSPTAGPARGPAGVVPVLAARSIVKRYGKVTAVRESDFDLFPGEVLAVVGDNGAGKSSIIKAMTGAVLPDSGHVYLDGEEIRFSSPNEARKRGIETVYQTLAVAPALDIATNLFLGREIRRGGVLGKMRFLDKKAMRDEAKAQLDSLGIATVQDITVPVENLSGGQRQAVAVARAAMFGTKLVILDEPTAALGVKETANVLDLIKRISARGLPVILISHDMPAIFEVADRIHVHRLGRRVGVVDPKEITMSDAVAFITGALEIPQEGQVAQHYHEHTKGEISN, from the coding sequence ATGAGCCCCGCAGCCGCAACGACCATCGCCCAATCGCCGACGGCCGGCCCGGCCCGAGGGCCGGCCGGCGTGGTTCCGGTCCTGGCGGCCCGCTCGATCGTCAAACGCTACGGAAAGGTCACCGCGGTACGGGAGTCGGATTTCGACCTCTTCCCGGGGGAGGTACTCGCGGTCGTGGGCGACAACGGCGCCGGCAAGTCGAGCATCATCAAGGCGATGACCGGCGCGGTGCTGCCCGATTCCGGACACGTCTACCTCGACGGTGAGGAGATCAGGTTCTCCAGCCCCAACGAGGCACGCAAGCGCGGAATCGAAACCGTCTACCAGACCCTCGCGGTGGCCCCGGCGCTCGACATCGCCACGAACCTGTTCCTCGGACGGGAGATCCGCCGGGGCGGTGTCCTGGGCAAGATGCGTTTCCTGGACAAGAAGGCGATGCGAGACGAGGCCAAGGCCCAGCTCGACTCGCTGGGTATCGCGACCGTTCAGGACATCACCGTCCCGGTGGAGAATCTCTCCGGTGGGCAACGGCAGGCGGTTGCGGTGGCCCGGGCGGCGATGTTCGGGACGAAACTGGTCATCCTGGACGAGCCGACGGCGGCGCTGGGGGTCAAGGAAACCGCGAATGTGCTGGATCTGATCAAGCGCATCTCGGCTCGTGGTCTCCCGGTCATCCTGATCAGCCACGACATGCCGGCCATCTTCGAGGTGGCGGATCGGATCCACGTCCACCGCCTGGGACGACGAGTGGGTGTGGTGGATCCCAAGGAGATCACCATGTCCGACGCCGTCGCCTTCATCACCGGCGCCCTGGAGATCCCGCAGGAAGGACAAGTGGCGCAGCACTACCACGAACACACCAAGGGTGAGATCAGCAACTGA
- a CDS encoding diguanylate cyclase, with translation MDDLQQASLLDPFRSAVRLISGIHSHRELTDTVQAVVDAVVETVGFAVAVVSVVGPSGRMRTIAVAGSASARLELLGVERPLSTYQAEFDVADHWGSLRFVPWDRAPDAHALGWVPEVPVSPDVDAWHPMDALFAPLRSSDGELIGVLSVDLPVSGRRPAPPQRELLELLAVQAGIAVDNARLTERLRAGEEIFREAFDRTATGMALLHVREDKADQYLRVNPAFCRLLGYSVEELLQLDPAEVTHPDDKEEDAHLVSDLIAGRVDVYQRDKRYLHRMDEPVWVSVSATIARTAEGRPLCAVLQIEDISARRATLERLEHLARHDPLTDLPNRSVLTERLRQAATLAHRDGVVGSALFIDLDGFKRINDQHGHRMGDHVLVTVGQRIRATVREADVVGRWGGDEFVVVANDLDPIQAQVLAERIAAAVAEPITDLDISVSVRVSIGIGPIPIEGGDVAHILDQADHSMYKEKPKGERPTDGLR, from the coding sequence GTGGACGATCTTCAGCAGGCCTCGCTCCTCGATCCGTTCCGTTCGGCCGTCAGGCTCATTTCGGGTATCCACAGCCACCGGGAGCTGACCGACACGGTTCAGGCGGTGGTCGACGCAGTCGTCGAGACGGTCGGCTTCGCCGTAGCAGTGGTCAGCGTGGTCGGCCCAAGTGGTCGGATGCGCACGATCGCGGTGGCCGGCAGCGCATCGGCACGATTGGAGCTCCTCGGGGTCGAGCGACCGTTGTCGACCTATCAGGCCGAGTTCGATGTGGCCGATCATTGGGGCTCCTTGCGATTCGTGCCCTGGGATCGAGCTCCGGATGCGCACGCGCTGGGCTGGGTGCCAGAGGTTCCCGTCTCGCCGGATGTCGATGCCTGGCACCCGATGGATGCCCTCTTCGCGCCGCTGCGATCGTCCGACGGCGAGCTGATCGGTGTCCTGTCCGTCGACCTGCCGGTCAGTGGTCGCCGCCCGGCTCCACCGCAGCGAGAGCTGCTTGAGCTGCTGGCCGTCCAGGCCGGCATCGCGGTCGACAATGCGAGGCTGACCGAACGCCTGCGGGCCGGCGAGGAAATCTTCCGCGAGGCTTTCGACCGCACTGCCACCGGTATGGCGTTGTTGCACGTCCGGGAGGACAAGGCGGACCAGTACCTGAGAGTGAACCCGGCGTTCTGCCGTCTACTGGGCTATTCGGTCGAGGAGCTGCTTCAGCTGGATCCGGCCGAGGTGACCCACCCCGACGATAAAGAGGAGGACGCGCACCTGGTTTCGGACCTGATCGCCGGTCGAGTGGATGTGTATCAGCGCGACAAGCGATACCTGCACCGTATGGACGAACCGGTCTGGGTGAGCGTTTCCGCCACCATCGCGCGCACGGCCGAGGGCCGCCCCCTGTGTGCGGTGCTGCAGATCGAGGACATCTCGGCGCGGCGCGCGACGTTGGAAAGGCTCGAACATCTGGCCCGCCACGATCCGCTGACCGACCTGCCCAATCGATCCGTGTTGACGGAGAGGCTGCGCCAGGCGGCTACCCTGGCCCACCGAGACGGCGTTGTCGGCTCGGCGCTGTTCATCGACCTGGACGGCTTCAAGCGCATCAACGACCAGCACGGCCATCGGATGGGTGATCACGTCCTGGTGACGGTCGGGCAACGCATCCGGGCCACCGTCCGGGAGGCCGACGTGGTGGGTCGATGGGGCGGCGACGAGTTCGTCGTCGTGGCGAACGACCTGGACCCGATCCAGGCGCAGGTTCTGGCCGAACGGATCGCAGCGGCGGTGGCCGAGCCGATCACCGACCTGGACATCTCGGTCAGCGTGCGGGTGAGCATCGGAATCGGGCCGATTCCGATCGAAGGCGGCGACGTCGCGCACATCCTGGACCAGGCCGATCACTCCATGTACAAGGAAAAGCCCAAGGGGGAGCGCCCGACGGACGGCCTGCGGTAG
- a CDS encoding GH25 family lysozyme, whose product MGIHLARRAASSGVAVLAVMLGSLYFGPGVANAAASWVHPASAVASTTVTPVGIDEQMERARTRFAANARTAHPGEPEVLSHPVLEGTRPGAGRSVNTGPLSRIPRTGALTTSGPTEPGVDVSGYQGNVFWSQVVAEGATFAYVKATEGTGYRSGYFAQQYNGSYSAGLERGAYHFAIPDNSTGATQADYFVANGGGWTADGRTLPGMLDIEYNPYGAECFGLTQSQMVNWLASFDFEYRTLTGRSPDIYTTTDWWTTCTGNSGAFAKESLSIANYSGSPYPLPASWGSYNFWQFADSGVFPGDQERFNGDHQALVSFADGVPIPPLQQTRVISLRAAVNGRFVTAESGGAAALIANRTAIGQWEQFDLISVGTTQVALRAHADNRFVCADRAGTVPLIANRTAVGLWETFTIVPQPDKTVALRAAVNGRYVTAELAGTRPLIANRTAVGAWEKFTIVSP is encoded by the coding sequence GTGGGTATCCACCTCGCACGAAGGGCGGCATCGTCAGGAGTCGCCGTTCTGGCGGTCATGCTCGGGAGCCTGTACTTCGGCCCGGGAGTCGCAAACGCCGCCGCCTCGTGGGTGCACCCGGCATCTGCGGTCGCCTCGACCACCGTCACGCCCGTGGGGATCGACGAACAGATGGAGCGGGCCCGAACCCGTTTCGCCGCGAACGCGCGGACGGCCCATCCAGGCGAACCCGAAGTCCTCAGCCACCCCGTGCTGGAGGGCACGAGACCCGGGGCCGGTCGGTCCGTGAACACCGGTCCCCTGTCGCGGATACCGCGGACCGGGGCGCTGACCACCTCCGGGCCGACCGAACCCGGTGTGGACGTGTCCGGCTACCAGGGCAACGTGTTCTGGAGTCAGGTGGTCGCCGAGGGCGCGACCTTCGCATATGTGAAAGCGACGGAGGGCACCGGCTATCGCAGCGGCTACTTCGCCCAGCAGTACAACGGGTCCTATTCGGCCGGCCTGGAGCGGGGCGCCTACCACTTCGCCATCCCCGACAACTCCACCGGCGCCACGCAAGCGGACTACTTCGTTGCCAACGGCGGGGGTTGGACGGCAGATGGCCGCACCCTGCCCGGGATGCTCGACATCGAGTACAACCCATACGGTGCTGAATGTTTCGGTCTCACCCAGTCGCAGATGGTGAATTGGCTGGCCTCGTTCGACTTCGAATATCGGACGCTGACCGGCCGCTCGCCCGACATCTACACCACCACCGACTGGTGGACGACTTGCACCGGGAACTCCGGGGCTTTCGCGAAGGAAAGCCTGTCCATCGCCAACTACTCCGGATCCCCGTACCCCCTGCCCGCCAGCTGGGGAAGCTACAACTTCTGGCAGTTCGCAGATTCCGGTGTGTTCCCCGGCGATCAGGAGAGGTTCAACGGCGACCATCAAGCGTTGGTCTCTTTCGCCGACGGCGTCCCTATCCCGCCGCTCCAGCAGACGCGGGTGATCAGCCTGCGGGCGGCCGTCAACGGCCGGTTCGTCACCGCGGAATCGGGAGGCGCAGCGGCACTGATTGCCAACCGGACGGCAATCGGCCAGTGGGAACAGTTCGACCTCATCAGCGTCGGCACCACCCAGGTCGCCTTGCGGGCGCACGCCGACAACCGCTTCGTGTGTGCCGATCGGGCCGGCACCGTGCCGCTCATCGCCAACCGGACCGCGGTCGGACTGTGGGAAACCTTCACCATCGTGCCCCAGCCCGACAAAACCGTGGCCCTCCGCGCCGCGGTCAACGGTCGCTACGTCACCGCCGAGCTGGCCGGCACACGGCCGCTGATCGCCAACCGGACCGCTGTCGGAGCGTGGGAGAAGTTCACCATCGTCAGCCCCTGA